In the genome of Dickeya fangzhongdai, one region contains:
- the iclR gene encoding glyoxylate bypass operon transcriptional repressor IclR — MTPPEPAKRGKKPRAAAASPAQPAGQVQSLTRGLTLLEYIAKANGSIALTDLAQQAGLPNSTTHRLLTTMQQQGFVRQVGDLGLWTIGTHAFIVGSSFLQSRNLLSLVHPMLRQLMESSGETVNLAVLDQSDYQAIIIDQVQCTALMRMSAPIGGKLPMHASGAGKAFLAMLPDDKITQLLHRKGLHSYTPHTLSAQTLKENLTSIRRQGYALDDEEHALGLRCVAACILDEHHEAFAAISISGPVSRITDDRITELGALVIKAAKEITYQYGGAR; from the coding sequence ATGACGCCACCCGAACCCGCCAAACGCGGCAAGAAACCCCGCGCTGCCGCCGCCAGCCCCGCTCAACCTGCCGGACAGGTGCAGTCGTTGACCCGCGGTCTGACGCTGCTGGAATACATCGCCAAAGCCAACGGCAGCATCGCGCTGACCGATCTGGCCCAGCAGGCGGGCCTGCCCAACTCCACGACCCATCGGTTGTTGACCACCATGCAGCAGCAGGGATTTGTGCGCCAGGTCGGCGATTTGGGATTGTGGACCATCGGTACCCATGCGTTTATCGTCGGCAGCAGCTTTCTGCAAAGCCGTAATCTGCTCAGTCTGGTGCACCCGATGTTGCGTCAGTTGATGGAGAGTTCTGGTGAAACGGTGAATCTGGCGGTGCTGGATCAGAGTGATTATCAGGCCATTATCATCGATCAGGTGCAGTGTACCGCGCTGATGCGCATGTCCGCGCCGATCGGCGGCAAACTGCCGATGCACGCGTCCGGCGCCGGCAAAGCGTTCCTCGCCATGCTGCCGGACGACAAAATCACCCAGTTGCTGCACCGCAAAGGGCTGCACAGCTATACCCCGCACACCCTCAGCGCCCAGACGCTGAAGGAGAACCTGACCAGCATTCGCCGGCAGGGCTACGCGCTGGACGATGAGGAACACGCGCTGGGCTTGCGCTGTGTCGCCGCCTGCATTCTCGACGAACACCACGAAGCGTTTGCCGCTATCTCCATTTCCGGGCCGGTCTCCCGCATCACCGATGATCGCATCACCGAACTGGGCGCGCTGGTGATCAAGGCGGCGAAAGAGATCACCTATCAGTACGGCGGCGCGCGCTGA
- the aceK gene encoding bifunctional isocitrate dehydrogenase kinase/phosphatase, with translation MSRGREQLVAQTILQGFDAQYGRFLEVTAGAQQRFEQADWHAVQQAMKQRIQLYDHHVGLVVEQLGCITDRQCYDAAFVARVKQIYTALLPDYPRFEIAESFFNSVYCRLFHHRELTPDKLFVFSSQPARRFQEIPRPLARTYQPDNGWPAMLEAVLTALPLRLQWEDLTRDIGYVVRSLREAFPAASLANASLQVANELFYRNKAAWLVGKLRLPGGVFPFLLPIHHNERGALFIDTCLTRHADASIVFGFARSYFMVYAPLPSALVAWLREILPGKTTAELYLAIGCQKHSKTEYYREYLDFIASTQEPFITAPGVKGMVMLVFTLPTFDRVFKVIKDRFAPQKEVSEARVRECYRLVKEHDRVGRMADTQEYENFVLEKARISPELLAELWREVPDKLEDLGDRLVIRHLYMERRMTPLNLYLEQVNGQALRDVIEEYGNAIRQLAAANIFPGDMLFKNFGVTRHGRVVFYDYDEICYMTEVNFRDIPPPRDPADELAAEPWYSVGPNDVFPEEFRQFLCSDRRLLPLFEELHGDLFRAEYWRALQQRIRDGHIEDVYAYRRRKRFSLRYADPVTSADALTL, from the coding sequence ATGAGTCGAGGTCGGGAACAACTGGTGGCGCAGACCATTCTGCAAGGGTTCGATGCGCAGTATGGCCGGTTTCTGGAAGTGACTGCCGGCGCACAGCAGCGCTTCGAGCAGGCGGACTGGCATGCGGTGCAGCAGGCGATGAAGCAGCGTATCCAGCTCTATGACCATCATGTCGGGCTGGTGGTGGAGCAACTGGGCTGCATCACCGACCGGCAGTGTTACGACGCGGCGTTCGTCGCGCGGGTCAAACAGATTTATACCGCGCTGTTGCCGGACTATCCGCGCTTCGAAATCGCGGAGAGCTTTTTCAACTCAGTGTATTGCCGGCTGTTTCATCACCGTGAACTGACGCCGGACAAACTGTTCGTGTTCAGTTCGCAGCCGGCACGGCGTTTTCAGGAAATTCCGCGTCCGCTGGCTCGTACTTACCAGCCCGACAACGGCTGGCCCGCGATGCTGGAAGCGGTGCTGACCGCTTTGCCGCTGCGATTGCAGTGGGAAGACCTGACGCGAGACATCGGCTATGTGGTGCGGTCGCTGCGGGAAGCGTTCCCGGCGGCGTCGCTGGCAAACGCTTCGCTACAGGTGGCGAACGAGCTGTTTTACCGCAACAAAGCGGCCTGGCTGGTGGGGAAACTGCGTTTGCCGGGCGGCGTGTTTCCGTTTTTGCTGCCGATTCACCACAACGAACGCGGCGCGCTGTTTATCGATACCTGCCTGACCCGCCATGCGGACGCCAGTATTGTGTTTGGTTTCGCCCGTTCCTACTTTATGGTTTACGCACCGCTGCCGTCGGCGCTGGTGGCCTGGCTGCGGGAGATTTTGCCGGGTAAAACCACCGCGGAGTTGTATCTGGCGATCGGCTGTCAGAAACACAGCAAGACCGAATATTACCGCGAGTACCTCGATTTCATCGCCAGTACGCAGGAGCCGTTCATTACCGCGCCGGGGGTAAAAGGAATGGTGATGCTGGTGTTCACGCTGCCGACTTTCGACCGGGTGTTCAAGGTGATCAAAGATCGGTTTGCGCCGCAAAAAGAGGTCAGCGAAGCGCGGGTGCGGGAGTGTTACCGGCTGGTGAAGGAACACGACCGCGTCGGACGTATGGCGGACACTCAGGAGTATGAAAATTTCGTGCTGGAGAAAGCGCGCATCAGCCCGGAACTGCTGGCGGAATTATGGCGGGAAGTGCCGGACAAACTGGAAGACCTGGGCGACCGGCTGGTGATTCGCCATCTGTACATGGAGCGTCGCATGACGCCGCTGAATCTCTACCTGGAACAGGTCAACGGTCAGGCGCTGCGCGATGTGATTGAGGAGTACGGCAACGCCATCCGGCAACTGGCGGCGGCCAATATCTTTCCCGGCGATATGCTGTTCAAGAACTTCGGCGTCACCCGCCACGGCCGGGTAGTGTTTTATGACTACGACGAAATCTGCTACATGACCGAGGTGAATTTCCGCGACATTCCGCCGCCCCGCGATCCGGCGGACGAACTGGCGGCCGAACCCTGGTACAGCGTCGGGCCGAATGATGTGTTTCCGGAAGAGTTTCGCCAGTTTCTGTGCAGCGATCGCCGCTTGCTGCCGCTGTTTGAAGAGCTGCACGGCGATCTGTTTCGGGCTGAATACTGGCGGGCGTTGCAGCAGCGGATTCGCGACGGTCACATCGAAGATGTCTACGCTTACCGGCGCAGAAAACGCTTCAGCTTACGTTATGCCGACCCGGTAACGTCAGCGGACGCGCTGACGTTATAA
- the aceA gene encoding isocitrate lyase: protein MSTSRTQQIEQLEQEWNTPRWKGITRPYRAEDVVNLRGSVNPACTLAQLGAEKMWKLLNGKSRKGYVNCLGALTGGQALQQAKAGLEAIYLSGWQVAADANLAASMYPDQSLYPSNSVPSVVQRINNTFRRADQIQWANGIGQDDPRYTDYFLPIVADAEAGFGGVLNAFELMKSMIEAGAAAVHFEDQLASVKKCGHMGGKVLVPTQEAVQKLVAARLAADVLGVPTLLVARTDADAADLLTSDCDDYDRDFVTGERTVEGFYRTRAGVEQAISRGLAYAPYADLVWCETSTPDLALARRFAEAIHTRFSGKLLAYNCSPSFNWKKNLDDRTIARFQDELSEMGYKYQFITLAGIHSMWFNMFDLAHAYAQGEGMKHYVEKVQQPEFAAIKQGYTFSSHQQEVGTGYFDKVTTLIQGGASSVTALTGSTEEQQF, encoded by the coding sequence ATGAGCACCTCTCGTACCCAACAAATCGAGCAACTGGAACAAGAGTGGAACACGCCGCGCTGGAAAGGCATTACCCGCCCGTACCGCGCCGAGGATGTGGTGAATCTGCGCGGGTCGGTGAACCCCGCCTGTACGCTGGCGCAACTGGGCGCGGAAAAGATGTGGAAGCTGTTGAACGGTAAGTCGCGTAAAGGCTACGTCAACTGCCTCGGCGCGTTGACCGGCGGGCAGGCGTTGCAGCAGGCGAAAGCCGGGCTGGAGGCGATATATCTGTCCGGCTGGCAGGTGGCGGCGGATGCCAACCTGGCCGCCAGCATGTACCCGGACCAGTCGCTCTACCCGTCCAACTCGGTGCCGTCGGTGGTGCAGCGTATCAACAACACCTTCCGGCGCGCGGATCAAATCCAGTGGGCCAACGGCATCGGGCAGGATGACCCGCGTTATACCGATTACTTTTTGCCGATCGTCGCCGATGCGGAAGCCGGTTTTGGCGGGGTGCTGAATGCGTTTGAACTGATGAAATCGATGATTGAAGCGGGCGCCGCCGCGGTCCATTTTGAAGACCAACTGGCGTCGGTGAAGAAGTGCGGCCATATGGGCGGCAAGGTGCTGGTGCCGACGCAGGAAGCGGTGCAGAAACTGGTGGCGGCCCGGCTGGCGGCGGATGTACTGGGCGTGCCGACATTGCTGGTGGCGCGTACCGACGCCGACGCGGCCGATTTGCTGACCTCGGATTGTGATGATTACGACCGGGACTTCGTCACCGGCGAACGCACGGTGGAAGGGTTTTACCGCACCCGCGCCGGGGTGGAGCAGGCGATCAGCCGCGGGCTGGCGTATGCCCCTTACGCCGACCTGGTGTGGTGTGAAACCTCAACGCCCGACCTGGCGCTGGCGCGGCGTTTCGCCGAGGCGATTCACACCCGTTTCTCCGGCAAACTGCTGGCCTACAACTGTTCGCCGTCGTTCAACTGGAAGAAGAATCTGGACGATCGCACCATCGCCCGTTTTCAGGATGAACTGTCGGAGATGGGCTACAAATACCAGTTCATCACGCTGGCGGGTATCCATAGCATGTGGTTCAACATGTTCGACCTGGCGCATGCCTATGCGCAGGGCGAAGGCATGAAGCACTACGTGGAGAAAGTACAGCAGCCGGAATTTGCGGCCATTAAACAAGGGTACACCTTCTCGTCTCACCAGCAGGAAGTGGGCACCGGTTATTTCGACAAGGTGACCACCCTGATTCAGGGCGGCGCGTCGTCCGTCACCGCGCTGACCGGTTCGACGGAAGAACAGCAGTTCTGA
- the aceB gene encoding malate synthase A yields the protein MTQQTISRELVFTTAFGEAERQILTAEAVDFLTALVSRFTPQRNRLLAERQAVQARIDNGELPGFISEMDSIRKSDWKIRGIPADLLDRRVEITGPVERKMVINALNANVKVFMADFEDSLAPSWPKVIEGQINLRDAVRGAITYTSEAGKIYQLKPDPAVLICRVRGLHLPEKHVLWNDEPIPGSLFDFALYFFHNYRQLLAKGSGPYFYLPKTQSWQEAAWWSEVFSYTEERFGLTRGTIKATILIETLPAVFQMDEILYHLRDHIVGLNCGRWDYIFSYIKTLKNHPDRVLPDRQSVTMDKPFLNAYSRLLIKTCHRRGAFAMGGMAAFIPSKDAERNAWVQEKVRQDKELEARNGHDGTWIAHPGLADTVMPVFDRLLGDRHNQLDVLREDDAPVTADELLAPCPGERTEAGMRANIRVAVQYIEAWISGNGCVPIYGLMEDAATAEISRTSIWQWIHHGKTLSDGRVVTKSLFRQMLAEEMQVIRGELGDARFDDGRFDDAARLMERITTQDALIDFLTLPGYDLLD from the coding sequence ATGACACAACAGACGATAAGCAGGGAACTGGTGTTCACCACCGCATTTGGTGAGGCAGAACGACAGATTCTGACGGCTGAGGCGGTGGATTTCCTCACCGCGTTGGTCAGCCGGTTCACTCCGCAGCGCAACCGTTTACTGGCTGAGCGCCAGGCGGTGCAGGCAAGAATTGATAACGGTGAATTACCTGGTTTTATTTCGGAAATGGATTCCATAAGGAAATCCGACTGGAAGATTCGTGGTATTCCTGCTGACCTGCTGGATCGCCGGGTAGAGATTACCGGCCCGGTGGAACGAAAAATGGTGATTAACGCCCTGAATGCCAACGTGAAAGTCTTTATGGCGGACTTTGAAGATTCGCTGGCGCCCAGTTGGCCGAAAGTGATTGAAGGGCAAATCAACTTGCGGGATGCGGTGCGCGGCGCCATCACCTACACCAGCGAGGCGGGAAAGATTTATCAGCTCAAGCCTGACCCGGCGGTGCTGATTTGTCGGGTGCGTGGCCTGCACCTGCCGGAAAAACACGTGTTGTGGAATGATGAACCCATCCCCGGCAGTCTGTTCGATTTTGCGCTCTATTTTTTCCATAACTACCGCCAGTTGCTGGCAAAAGGCAGCGGCCCCTATTTCTACCTGCCGAAAACCCAATCCTGGCAGGAGGCCGCCTGGTGGAGCGAGGTGTTCAGCTATACCGAAGAACGCTTTGGCCTGACGCGCGGCACTATCAAAGCCACCATCTTGATTGAAACCCTGCCTGCCGTGTTCCAGATGGACGAAATTCTCTATCACCTGCGCGACCACATTGTCGGGCTGAACTGCGGCCGTTGGGACTACATTTTCAGCTACATCAAGACGTTGAAAAATCATCCGGACCGGGTATTGCCGGACCGGCAATCAGTCACGATGGACAAACCGTTCCTGAACGCTTACTCGCGTTTGCTGATCAAAACCTGTCACCGGCGCGGCGCGTTTGCGATGGGTGGGATGGCCGCGTTCATTCCCAGCAAAGACGCGGAGCGCAACGCCTGGGTGCAGGAAAAAGTCAGGCAGGACAAGGAGCTGGAGGCTCGTAATGGTCATGACGGCACCTGGATCGCCCATCCCGGTCTGGCCGACACGGTGATGCCGGTATTCGATCGCCTGCTGGGCGATCGTCACAATCAACTGGATGTGCTGCGTGAAGACGATGCGCCGGTGACCGCCGATGAACTGCTGGCGCCCTGTCCGGGAGAGCGTACCGAGGCCGGCATGCGCGCCAATATCCGCGTCGCGGTGCAATACATCGAAGCCTGGATTTCCGGCAACGGCTGTGTGCCGATTTACGGGCTGATGGAGGATGCCGCCACCGCCGAGATCTCCCGTACCTCCATCTGGCAGTGGATTCACCACGGCAAAACCCTCAGTGACGGCAGGGTGGTGACCAAGTCGTTGTTTCGCCAGATGCTGGCGGAAGAGATGCAGGTTATCCGCGGCGAGCTGGGCGACGCCCGTTTCGACGACGGCCGTTTCGATGACGCCGCCCGTTTGATGGAACGCATCACCACGCAGGACGCGTTAATCGATTTTCTCACCTTACCCGGTTACGACTTACTTGATTAA
- the metA gene encoding homoserine O-acetyltransferase MetA, translated as MPIRVPDELPAVSFLRNENVFVMPSSRARTQEIRPLKVLVLNLMPKKIETENQFLRLLSNSPLQVDIQLLRIDSRESKNTPTEHLNNFYCDFEDIEHENFDGLIVTGAPLGLVDFCDVVYWPQIERVVNWAKEHVTSTLFVCWAVQAALNVLYGIPKLTRDVKLSGVYSHHTLQPHALLTRGFDETFLAPHSRYADFPSDVIREHTDLDILVESEEAGAYLFASKDKRLAFVTGHPEYDALTLSSEYFRDYDAGLNPVIPVNYFPGDNPQKTPRATWRSHGHLLFSNWLNYYVYQITPFDLRHMNPTLD; from the coding sequence ATGCCAATCCGGGTTCCTGATGAGTTGCCAGCTGTCAGCTTCTTGCGCAATGAAAACGTCTTTGTAATGCCGTCTTCCCGAGCCAGAACGCAGGAAATTCGTCCGTTGAAGGTGTTGGTGCTTAACCTGATGCCAAAGAAAATCGAAACGGAGAATCAGTTCCTGCGGCTCCTGTCGAATTCGCCACTGCAGGTGGATATTCAGTTGTTGCGCATTGATAGCCGGGAATCGAAGAACACGCCTACGGAGCACCTCAATAACTTCTACTGCGACTTTGAAGATATCGAGCACGAGAATTTTGACGGTTTGATCGTGACCGGCGCGCCGCTGGGGCTGGTGGATTTTTGCGATGTGGTGTACTGGCCGCAGATCGAGCGGGTGGTGAACTGGGCCAAAGAGCATGTCACTTCTACACTGTTTGTGTGTTGGGCGGTTCAGGCGGCGTTGAATGTGCTGTACGGCATCCCCAAGCTGACCCGTGACGTGAAATTATCCGGTGTGTATTCACACCATACGTTGCAACCGCATGCCCTGTTGACGCGCGGTTTTGACGAAACCTTTCTGGCACCACATTCCCGCTATGCGGATTTTCCTTCCGACGTGATTCGTGAGCACACCGATCTGGATATTCTGGTGGAGTCTGAGGAAGCCGGTGCCTACCTGTTTGCCAGTAAGGATAAGCGGCTGGCGTTTGTGACCGGGCACCCGGAGTACGATGCGCTGACATTATCAAGCGAGTATTTCCGTGACTACGATGCCGGCCTTAATCCAGTAATCCCGGTGAACTACTTTCCGGGGGATAACCCCCAGAAAACGCCGCGGGCGACCTGGCGCAGCCACGGCCATCTGCTGTTTTCCAACTGGCTGAATTACTATGTTTACCAGATCACGCCGTTCGATTTGCGTCATATGAATCCTACGCTGGATTGA